The genomic segment TCTTTTTCGTTCACCTCGGCTGCATAAGCTGCCAGCCGAGGACTGGGTGTAAGGATTTCAGCAGGGATGACAGCCTCAGTTCCATAGGTCAAGGAGAAGGGGGTCTCTTGCGTGGCTGACCTCGGCGTGGTCCGATAAAACCACAGGACACTGGGGAGTTCTTCCACCCAAGATGATCCAACTCGGTGTAGTCGGGTCTTGAGGCCATGCAAGAGAGTTCGGTTGAAATTTTCTGCTTGACCTTTGGCCTGGGGGTGGCCCACCGAAGTGAAGTGTCGTTTGATGCCGAGGTTCTCGCACCAAATTTTAAATGAGTTCTCGACAAACTGTCTCCCATTATCTAAGATGATGACCTGAGGTATGCCGAAACGACAAACAATGCATTTTCAAAAGAACTTTTGAACCGCCAGCCCCGTGATGGTCCTTAGAGGCTCGGCCTCAACCCATTTAATGAAGTAATCCACAGCGGTTACAAGAAAGGTATAACCCCCGACCGCTTTAGGGAAGGGACCGATGATGTCTGTCCCCCATTGCTCAAACGGCCAGGGTGAGGTGATTGGAACCATGAAGTTTGAGGGCTGGTGGTGCTCGGGGGCGTGGATTTGGCAGGAAGGGCAGTCGAGAACAAGATTTTGGGCATCTTGTCGAACGGAAGGCCAGAAATACCCGAGAAGCAAGGTCTTCTTGGCCAACATCCAGTGGCCGACGTGAGTCTCACATAGGTCTTCGTGTATCTCGTGGCGGACCAGGCGTCCTTCCTCGGGCGTAACGCACCTCAGCCACGGGCCAAGGTAGGAGCATTTATACAGTTCTTCATCGCGGAGAGCGTACCAAGCGGCTTTGCGTTGTATCTTTCTCGCCTCGGCTCGATCCTCGGGGAGGATTCCCTGCCCTAAGAAAAGGATGAACGGGCTCATCCATGTATCTCCCGAGTGTACAGGGCAGGCCATCTCTTCCATGTATCCCGGCTCGTTCAGCACTTCCACTAAGACGGTCTTGTTGAGGTCAGAGAATGATGTGGAAGCCAGTCGGGATAAGGCGTCGGCCCGCCTATTCTGGAAGCGGGGGATTCTTTGGATTTCAAAAGATTTGAAGTACGCGGTGAGTTGGTGGACTTTGGAGAGATACCATTGCATGGTCTCATCCTTGGCCTCATATTCACTAAGAACTTGGCATACTACAAGTTGGGAGTCACTGCGGACGTGGATCCGTTGGGCGCCGAGTCTGCGGGATAGCTGGAGTCCCTCGATCAATGCCTCATATTCGGCTTCATTATTGATGGCCGGGAAGTCAAAGCGGAGGGCATATGAGCACACTTTTTCCTGGGGGCCCTTCAGGAGCAGTCCTGCTCCGCTGCCATCCCCATTAGAGGATCCGTCCACATACAGTGTCCACGAGTGTGAGGTGGACATCTCGGCAATGGCGGAGGTGGACTCTCGACCTTCCGTGAAGGTGAGCTCGGCAAGAAAGTCGGCTAAGGCTTGAGCTTTTATGGCGGTGCGCGGCTCATACGACAGGTCGTACTCCCCTAATTCGACGGCCCACTTGGTATGGCGCCCGGAAACCTCGGGTCGCACCAATATCTGTCTAATAGGCTGGTCTGTCATAACGGAAATAGGATGAGTTAGGAAATAGGGTTTCAACCGCCGAGCCGCGTGGACCAATCCTAGCACGAGTTTTTTCACCTGGGTGTACCGAGTCTCCGGCCCGCGGAGAGCTCGGCTGACATAGTACACTGGCACTTAGGTGCCCTCATCTCGGATGAGCACAGCACTGACAGCTTCGTCGGCGGCGGAAAGGTAGAGGTACAGCTTTTCTTCGGGCCGAGGTGAGGCGAGAGTAGGCAGGTAGtgcaaatattgttttaatttgtcGAAGGCGGCCTGACACTCTTCAATCCAGACAAACTGATCGGCCTTCTTTAGCACCTTAAAGAAGGGCAAAGCCTTCTCAGCGGACTGAGATAGGAAGCAGTTCAGTGCGGTCAGGCGTCCGTTTAGCCTCTGGACTTCTCGGAGGTTCCGAGGTGGGGACATGTCCTGGATGACCTTGACCTTGTCGGGGTTAGTTTCGATCCCCCTGCAGGAAACCAGATATCCCAAGAATTTTACTGAGGTGACGCCGAAGACACACTTCTTGGGGTTTAGCTTCATCCTCGAGTCACACAGGACGCCGAAGACCTCCGTCACATCTGACAGAAGGCCGAAGTGGTCAAACTTTTGACGAGAATATCGTCCACATAGGCCTCCACATTGCGGTCGATCTGATCTTTGAAGAGGCGATTTATCAGCCTTTGATAGGTCGCCCCAGCGTTTTTTAACCCAAACGGCATGGTAGTATAGCAGTAGACACCTTGGTCAGTGTAGAACGCTGTCTTCTCTTGGTCCTCCTCACTCATTTCTATTTGATGGTACCTTTTGAAGGCATCTAGAAAGTAGAGAATTTCGTGTCCCATTGCCGAGTCAACGAGGGCGTCTATCCTCGGTAGAGGATAGCAATCCTTAGGGCAGACCTTGTTAAAGTCGGTGAAATCAACACACATTCTCCATCCACCGGTGTCCTTTTTGACTATGACGGGGTTGGACAGTCAGGTGGGGTATTGGATCTCATGAATTATCTTGGCGGGCAAGAGCTTGTCGATCTCATCAGATATGGCCTTGCTGCGTTCGGGGCCAAAGTGCCTACGTTTCTGCCTCATAGGACGGGTCTGTGGATTAACGTTAAGCTGGTGAATCATGAGCTCAAGTGGTACTCCGACCACTTCATCTGCGGACCACGCGAAGACGTCTCGATGGTTCTTTATCAAGCAAATCATCTCTTCCTTTAGAGGCGAGGGGAGTCCGGCCCCTACTTGGACCACTTGGTCAGGTCTCGAGTCATCCAAGACCACCTGCTCCACCTCATTCCCGGGTTCAAGCTTGCCGAGCTTTCCTGCCTTCTGAGGATCGATGCTGTCTATAGAGAGGACAGCTGGCCTCTTTTCCTCAGCCTTTGACGCAGCTCGGGGAGCGACCGCGGCCTGGATGGTAGCAAGGTAACATTCTCGGGCGGCGTTCACGTCGCtgctcacctcggccaccccCGCAAGCGTCGGAAATTTGAAACTCAGGTGGTAGGTGGAGTACACAGCCCTCAGGGCGTTGAGTGTGGGCCGACCTATCAACATATTGTAAGGAGAATCTGCTTTGACCACCGCAAAACTGACATGTACAGTTCGGCAGCGGGGATGACGCCCGATAGTCACCATCAGGGACACCATACCCTCCGGGTGGACTATATGCCCCCCGAAGCCAACGAGGGGAGTTCTGACAGGAGTAAGTTGATCTTTGGTCAGTTTCAGACTTTCAAAAGTTCGGTAGTACAAGACGTCTACCGAACTTCCGGGGTCAACATAGAACTTTTTTACTATGTAATTATTGGTGAGTACTTCGATCACCAGAGTTTCGTGATTGCTGGAGGCGGCAGGGACAGGGTCGCTGGGACCATAGGTAATCACTTCGGACAACCGGGAGCTCGGCTCGGCCACCTCCATACCGGCTTAGCGATAGGTCCATTTTCGGGAGTTCTGGCTGTCTCCTCCGGTCGGGCCACCTGCAATCGTGTTGATCACCCCGGCGATGTTAGGGCCGTAGCCTGGTGATCCGTCGCGCGGAGGCCGCTGGTCCTCCCTTGGGTCCTCAGGATTTCGGCAATAATTCTTTGTGTCCAGCCTGTCTTCTCGGCGGGGGCCCCGGTTATCCCGATGGGAGACGCTTCGGTTGAAGCCTCCATCCTTGCGAACGAATTGTTTCAGGTATCCTTGTTGGATCAGGTTCTCGATCTCTCGCTTCAGATCGTTGCAGTCCTCGGTCTCGTGCCCAACATCTCGGTGATAGGCACAATAGAGGCTGGAATTCCTCTTATCCCTCCTCCCCAGAATTTCAGGAGGGGCTCGGCCGAGGTGATTCTGCCTCATTACAGCCAAGACATGAGACCGGCTGGAATTGAGTGGTGTCAGCTCGACGTCCGAGGTGATCGAAGACACTCCGGCGATCTCGGAATTGATTCGATGAGCCACTGGGGCCCTGTTCGACTTGGCCGGTGTCTTTTTTCCTCCGGGACTCTTGCCCAGTATGAGCGGTTTGAGCTTCTCGCTTCATGCAATTTAGGTTCTCATTTCGGATTCCTTGGTCTACTCGTTCCCAGAGTTCCCGAAGTGTGCGGGGGTAATCCCGATGTATCTCGGTATTGAAGATTCCCGCAATCAATTCGTTGGTGAAGGCAGCTATGGTTAC from the Coffea arabica cultivar ET-39 chromosome 11e, Coffea Arabica ET-39 HiFi, whole genome shotgun sequence genome contains:
- the LOC140021362 gene encoding uncharacterized protein; this encodes MEVAEPSSRLSEVITYGPSDPVPAASSNHETLVIEVLTNNYIVKKFYVDPGSSVDVLYYRTFESLKLTKDQLTPVRTPLVGFGGHIVHPEGMVSLMVTIGRHPRCRTVHVSFAVVKADSPYNMLIGRPTLNALRAVYSTYHLSFKFPTLAGVAEVSSDVNAARECYLATIQAAVAPRAASKAEEKRPAVLSIDSIDPQKAGKLGKLEPGNEVEQVVLDDSRPDQVVQVGAGLPSPLKEEMICLIKNHRDVFAWSADEVVGVPLELMIHQLNVNPQTRPMRQKRRHFGPERSKAISDEIDKLLPAKIIHEIQYPT